In Cytophagales bacterium, one DNA window encodes the following:
- a CDS encoding DUF4258 domain-containing protein, which yields MSVNLHPHALERMLLRGANKKEVTATVEKGEVFPAKLGRKGFRRNFSFKQQWKGRFYETKQVEVFAVKENDDWLVITVITRYF from the coding sequence ATGTCTGTAAATTTACATCCTCATGCGCTGGAGCGCATGCTATTACGCGGTGCTAATAAGAAAGAGGTAACAGCCACGGTTGAAAAAGGAGAAGTATTTCCTGCGAAATTAGGAAGAAAGGGTTTCAGGCGTAATTTCTCTTTTAAACAGCAGTGGAAGGGAAGATTTTATGAAACAAAACAAGTCGAAGTTTTTGCCGTAAAAGAAAATGATGATTGGCTTGTTATAACTGTTATTACCCGTTATTTTTAA
- a CDS encoding 4a-hydroxytetrahydrobiopterin dehydratase has translation MELIEKKCVACEGGIPPIKGTEIREYLSQLKNLWEVIDETKIQRNFVFKDFIEAMKFVNSLAELAEKEGHHPDIHIHYNEVTIVLWTHAIGGLSENDFILAAKIDAL, from the coding sequence ATGGAACTTATTGAAAAAAAATGTGTGGCATGCGAAGGAGGTATTCCTCCTATTAAAGGGACAGAGATCCGGGAATATCTTTCGCAGCTTAAAAATCTGTGGGAAGTGATTGATGAAACCAAAATTCAACGCAACTTTGTATTTAAAGATTTCATTGAAGCGATGAAATTTGTAAATTCACTCGCTGAGTTAGCTGAAAAAGAAGGACATCATCCCGATATTCATATACATTATAATGAAGTAACAATTGTATTATGGACGCATGCTATCGGTGGCTTGTCTGAAAATGATTTTATTTTAGCCGCAAAAATTGATGCGTTATAA
- a CDS encoding DUF2283 domain-containing protein: MKLTYDPRYNIAYIYFKEKKTEVESIKISDEVIIDIDTDGSIYGIELLNANKQLLQNGDRGKVLFENEATGEKKELSILPSKIYS; the protein is encoded by the coding sequence ATGAAATTAACATATGATCCCCGATATAATATCGCTTATATTTACTTCAAAGAAAAAAAAACAGAAGTTGAGTCTATAAAAATTAGTGATGAAGTAATAATAGATATTGATACTGATGGTAGTATATATGGTATTGAACTACTCAACGCTAATAAACAATTATTACAAAATGGGGATAGGGGTAAAGTTCTTTTCGAGAATGAAGCTACAGGTGAAAAAAAAGAATTATCTATCCTGCCTTCAAAAATTTATTCCTAA
- a CDS encoding NifU family protein, giving the protein MMETQQKPITIYTEANPNPNSLKFVADFMLAPEGSSFDYPDVSSAADAPLALALFQFPFVRRVFFASNFVTITKDENTSWEDIAPSLKDFIKSYLEAGKPIPRSSPPLTPGPPESEKRGIGETERRKTKQFTDSVRNSGGGAPDSEIVKKIKNVLEQYVRPAVEMDGGNISFDSFQDGVVKVNLQGACSGCPSSAITLKQGIENLFKQMVPEVKEVVAEGV; this is encoded by the coding sequence ATAATGGAAACTCAACAAAAACCCATAACGATTTACACAGAAGCCAACCCCAATCCAAACTCGCTGAAGTTTGTCGCTGATTTTATGTTGGCGCCTGAAGGCAGCAGCTTTGATTATCCCGATGTCAGCAGCGCTGCTGACGCACCATTGGCATTGGCGTTATTTCAGTTCCCGTTCGTAAGGCGTGTGTTTTTTGCATCCAATTTTGTTACCATCACAAAGGATGAGAATACAAGCTGGGAAGATATTGCTCCTTCGCTTAAAGATTTTATTAAGAGTTATCTTGAAGCAGGAAAGCCAATACCGCGCAGCAGCCCCCCTCTAACTCCCGGCCCACCTGAATCGGAGAAACGGGGAATCGGAGAAACGGAGAGAAGGAAAACGAAGCAATTCACCGATTCGGTAAGGAATAGTGGAGGAGGGGCTCCTGATTCTGAAATAGTAAAGAAAATAAAGAATGTTTTAGAACAGTATGTCCGTCCTGCGGTTGAAATGGATGGCGGCAATATTAGTTTTGACTCATTTCAGGATGGTGTTGTTAAGGTAAACCTGCAGGGCGCCTGCAGCGGCTGCCCTTCTTCTGCAATAACATTAAAGCAAGGGATAGAAAACCTTTTTAAACAGATGGTTCCGGAGGTGAAGGAAGTGGTGGCTGAGGGGGTTTGA
- a CDS encoding 1-deoxy-D-xylulose-5-phosphate reductoisomerase: MTNKKRHIAILGSTGSIGTQALDVIRNNPDFFVIEILTANNNAELLIRQAIEFNPNAVVIVNETKYKQVFEALDPKGIKVFAGEKSLTQIVEFDSIDIVLTALVGYIGLKPILQAIESGKTIALANKETLVVAGELITKLAEEKQVKILPVDSEHSAIFQCLVGEDHNPIQKIILTASGGPFRGKKLNDLKTVTKEKALAHPNWDMGAKITIDSATLMNKGFEVIEAKWLFDVETNQIEVVIHPQSIIHSIVQFEDGSMKAQMGLPDMRIPIQYALSFPYRLKSDFPRFSFTEYPNLTFEKPDLDTFKNLDLAYFALNKGGNAACILNAANEIAVSAFLKEKLNFLKISEIIESCMDKVPYIASPSLEDYVETDTETRNKALELVNS, translated from the coding sequence ATGACAAACAAAAAACGCCATATCGCCATCCTTGGTTCAACAGGTTCTATCGGAACACAGGCATTGGATGTTATTCGTAATAATCCTGATTTTTTTGTGATAGAAATATTAACCGCCAATAATAATGCTGAGCTGCTCATCAGGCAGGCGATTGAATTTAACCCTAACGCTGTTGTAATAGTAAATGAAACAAAATACAAACAGGTTTTTGAAGCCCTTGATCCAAAAGGGATTAAAGTATTTGCAGGCGAAAAGTCTTTGACACAAATAGTTGAATTTGATTCTATTGATATTGTATTGACTGCGCTTGTAGGTTATATAGGCTTAAAACCTATCTTACAAGCAATAGAATCAGGTAAAACAATAGCCCTTGCCAATAAAGAGACGCTGGTAGTGGCAGGCGAGCTCATTACCAAACTTGCTGAAGAAAAGCAAGTCAAAATTTTACCCGTAGATTCAGAACATTCAGCAATTTTTCAGTGTTTAGTAGGCGAAGATCATAACCCCATACAAAAGATCATTCTAACCGCATCAGGCGGCCCGTTCAGAGGGAAAAAATTAAACGATCTTAAGACAGTAACAAAGGAAAAGGCTTTGGCTCATCCTAATTGGGATATGGGCGCCAAGATCACCATAGATTCGGCAACATTAATGAACAAGGGCTTTGAGGTGATCGAGGCAAAGTGGTTGTTTGACGTGGAAACGAACCAGATAGAGGTAGTCATTCATCCCCAATCAATTATTCATTCCATAGTCCAGTTTGAAGACGGCTCTATGAAAGCTCAAATGGGACTACCCGATATGAGGATCCCTATACAATATGCCTTAAGTTTTCCATACAGACTAAAATCAGATTTTCCGAGGTTCAGTTTTACAGAATATCCCAATTTGACTTTTGAAAAACCAGACCTGGATACTTTCAAAAACCTTGACCTTGCTTATTTCGCACTCAATAAAGGGGGTAACGCGGCTTGTATATTAAATGCAGCCAACGAAATCGCGGTCAGCGCCTTTTTAAAGGAAAAATTAAATTTCCTGAAAATTTCAGAAATTATTGAAAGTTGTATGGATAAAGTACCCTATATTGCCAGCCCGTCTTTGGAAGATTATGTAGAGACAGATACTGAAACCAGGAATAAAGCCTTGGAACTAGTAAATTCGTAG